The Blattabacterium cuenoti genome includes a region encoding these proteins:
- the ruvA gene encoding Holliday junction branch migration protein RuvA, producing MITRLRGKLIEKNQSYLIIDCHGVGYHIHISLYTYYSLLEEEGKDICIHTYLFIKENQHVLYGFFDKIERKIFSYLISVNGIGPNSAIMLLSSLTPYEIKESIYKEDIKVFEKVKGIGKKTAQRIIIELKDKFTKVIITKKGKNVKLLENTPYLIKKEALSALSVLGFSPQESKKVLDEILNEHPEFSVENLIKESLKKL from the coding sequence GTGATAACACGTTTAAGAGGAAAGTTAATAGAAAAAAATCAATCTTATTTAATAATAGATTGTCATGGAGTAGGATATCATATTCATATATCGTTATATACCTATTATTCTTTGTTAGAAGAAGAAGGAAAAGATATATGTATACATACTTATCTCTTTATCAAAGAAAATCAACATGTTTTGTATGGTTTTTTTGACAAAATAGAAAGAAAAATATTTTCTTATTTGATATCCGTGAATGGAATAGGTCCAAACTCTGCTATCATGTTATTATCTTCTCTTACTCCATATGAAATCAAAGAATCTATATATAAAGAAGATATAAAAGTATTCGAAAAAGTAAAAGGAATTGGAAAAAAAACAGCTCAAAGAATTATTATTGAACTGAAAGATAAATTTACTAAAGTAATTATTACTAAAAAAGGAAAAAACGTAAAATTATTGGAAAATACACCTTATTTAATCAAAAAAGAAGCTTTAAGCGCTTTGAGTGTCCTTGGATTTTCTCCTCAAGAATCTAAAAAGGTTTTGGATGAGATTTTGAATGAACATCCAGAATTTTCTGTAGAAAATCTCATTAAAGAATCTTTGAAAAAATTGTAA
- the der gene encoding ribosome biogenesis GTPase Der: MNYIVSIVGRPNVGKSTLFNRLVGRKQAIVHMTSGVTRDRIFGNSEWNGVKFSVVDTGGFSFTISKNDVLEKEIKNQIFMAIKEADVILFLVDIMGIFDTDIEMAKILRRCHKITLLVVNKVDTRKFIDTDFFRLGFVNYYYISAINGSGTGELLDKLVGIFKEEFVKRKEKFVEKEFLPRFSVVGRPNVGKSTLINSFLDKNHHIVTNISGTTRDSLDVFYKKWGYECILVDTPGVRKKSKIRENIEFYSSMRTVKTIEYTDVCLLMVDASLGWEKQDMNIFRLVKKYHKGIIILINKWDLFHNKNYSIQKNYEFLIRKKISPFDNVPIFFISAKNKDGIHHIISTADQILKSRKNRLKTNILNKIMLPIFKKNPPPSKKKNKLITIKYCTQLPSCTPIFIFFSNFPQYIKESYKRFVENQIRYHFDFRGVPIQIFFRKK, from the coding sequence ATGAATTATATCGTATCTATAGTAGGACGTCCAAATGTCGGAAAATCTACTTTGTTTAATCGTCTTGTAGGAAGAAAACAAGCTATTGTTCATATGACAAGTGGAGTCACAAGAGATCGCATTTTTGGGAATTCAGAATGGAATGGAGTCAAATTCTCTGTGGTGGATACAGGAGGTTTTAGTTTTACGATTTCAAAAAATGATGTACTTGAAAAAGAAATAAAAAATCAAATTTTTATGGCAATCAAAGAAGCTGATGTGATTTTATTTTTGGTAGATATTATGGGAATATTCGACACGGATATAGAAATGGCTAAAATACTCAGAAGATGTCATAAAATCACTTTATTAGTAGTGAATAAAGTAGATACCAGAAAATTCATTGATACAGATTTTTTTCGTTTAGGATTTGTAAACTATTACTATATATCAGCTATAAATGGAAGTGGTACGGGAGAATTACTAGATAAATTAGTAGGAATATTCAAAGAAGAATTCGTTAAAAGAAAAGAAAAATTCGTAGAAAAAGAATTTCTTCCTCGTTTTTCTGTGGTAGGACGTCCAAATGTCGGAAAATCTACTTTGATTAACTCTTTTCTAGATAAAAATCATCATATTGTAACGAACATTTCTGGAACAACTAGAGATAGTCTAGACGTTTTCTACAAAAAATGGGGATATGAATGTATTTTAGTTGATACTCCTGGAGTAAGAAAAAAATCAAAAATAAGAGAAAACATTGAATTTTATTCTTCTATGAGAACGGTAAAAACAATAGAATACACTGATGTTTGTCTTCTAATGGTAGACGCGTCTCTTGGATGGGAAAAACAGGATATGAATATTTTTAGATTAGTGAAAAAGTATCATAAAGGGATTATAATTCTTATTAACAAATGGGATTTATTTCATAATAAAAATTATTCTATTCAAAAAAATTACGAATTTTTGATTCGAAAAAAAATATCTCCATTTGATAATGTTCCCATTTTTTTTATATCTGCTAAAAATAAAGATGGAATCCATCATATTATTTCCACAGCTGATCAGATTTTAAAATCCCGTAAAAACAGATTAAAAACGAATATTTTAAATAAAATTATGTTACCAATTTTTAAAAAAAATCCTCCTCCTTCTAAGAAAAAAAATAAATTAATAACCATCAAATATTGTACTCAGCTGCCCTCATGCACGCCAATATTTATTTTTTTTTCTAATTTTCCTCAATACATAAAAGAATCTTATAAAAGATTTGTTGAAAATCAAATTCGTTATCACTTTGATTTTAGAGGTGTCCCTATACAAATTTTTTTTAGAAAAAAATAA
- the trmD gene encoding tRNA (guanosine(37)-N1)-methyltransferase TrmD — MRIDIVSLVPEILHSPFSNSIIKRAIHKGLIDIYVHDLRQYGLGKRKKVDDYPYGGGSGMVIRIEPVYQCFSKLLSERNYDEKIFMTPDGKLFSQKYAKTLTDKKNIIILCGRYKGIDQRIRDHMISKEISIGNYILSGGEIAAAVVVESVVRLLPGVIQNKDSILTDSFQKESVIAPPIYTRPVVYKGWSVPEILLSGHHQKIKDWFYQKSMKLKQKLDS, encoded by the coding sequence ATGCGTATAGATATTGTTAGCTTAGTTCCTGAAATTCTTCATAGCCCTTTTTCCAATTCTATTATTAAAAGAGCAATCCATAAAGGATTGATTGATATTTATGTTCATGATTTACGTCAATATGGTTTAGGTAAGCGTAAAAAAGTAGACGATTATCCTTATGGAGGTGGATCCGGAATGGTTATTCGAATAGAACCTGTATATCAATGTTTTTCAAAATTGTTATCAGAACGAAATTATGATGAAAAAATTTTCATGACTCCTGATGGAAAGTTATTTTCACAAAAATATGCGAAAACTCTAACTGATAAAAAAAATATAATCATTCTTTGTGGACGTTATAAAGGAATTGATCAAAGAATTAGAGATCACATGATTTCCAAAGAAATATCTATTGGTAACTACATTTTATCTGGAGGAGAAATAGCAGCTGCTGTTGTAGTAGAATCTGTAGTTAGATTATTACCTGGTGTTATACAAAATAAAGATTCTATTCTTACGGATTCTTTTCAAAAAGAATCCGTAATCGCTCCTCCCATTTATACTCGTCCAGTCGTTTATAAAGGATGGTCAGTTCCAGAAATCCTTTTATCTGGACATCATCAAAAAATCAAAGATTGGTTTTATCAAAAATCCATGAAACTTAAACAAAAATTGGATTCTTAG